The genome window GATATGCTTCCCGCAGCGGTGCCGCCGTTAGGGCCCCGTCCCGTCGTCTCATTTGACGCGTGTACCGGCGGCGTTCCCTGTTGCACGCCGAGCGAAGCTCAGCGAGCTCAGGCGTCCACCAGTACACGCATCTCTTCGGGGGGAGCGACCCTCCTCCGAGGCATGGACGCATCACACATTTCCGTGAGCATCCCCCGGAGTCGGGCCGCACCTTCATCCACATCCTCGACGGGACGGGTCATCTCTTCCGTCGCCGACTTGGTGACTGCGGCAGCCATCAGGAGGTCCGTGTCGAGCCTCTTCACACACCATCCTCTTGGTGGGGGTGTACCCCTCCGTTCGGTGGGCCTCTCCGGCATGGCGCCCATGGACGGGTCGGAGACGCTGAACCTTATGTATCTATGGTTAGACATTGTCTCCGCCTAGTACATGACGCGCCACCCATGCGCGCGACACGGGGCATCCAAGCGTTACATCAATGATGGATCCCCCGTTGCCGCGAACGCATGTGAGGACCCGACCCTGGTTCAGTATCACCAGGTCGAGCTCCTCGGCCCACTCCTCTAGGATCGTGCCTCTTGCATCTGTCACCGAGGAACCCCAAGCCCACGATTTGGCGTTGTGATCTCCGGCGACCAAAACCGGAACCGGCATTGCCTAATGACGTGTCCCACCCCGTTCAGCACTCTTTCCAAGTCGGCACgatccctttttttttttcgtctggAAATGCGTTACGCATCCCCCGAGGGGCGGGAACTCCccgggggtatgtgggactcccCCTATTTAACGAGgtatacccactaaaaccaGACGGTGGTTGGCGGGTGGACCCTGGGGTCGCGTTAGGAGTGCGAGAAGTCTCAATTAACTCCTCGCAGTCCATCAATATCGTGTCCTGCGAGTCAGATTTCGCTTCTTCGCGAAGATTTCTCTCGCAGGACACGTACACCTCCCCACTTTCAAGAGCAGCCTGGAGGCCCACCTTCTTGCTATCGGGAGTGACTTGAAGGGCCTTGCCCTTACGCTTCGGGAGGACCTGGATCCCCTGATTCATCCTCTCCGAAGCATTCTCCTCTCGGTGACCCTCCAGGATCAGCCCAACACTGTCGAGGTGTTCTATGATCAAGTCATACACGTCGGACATAATGTCCGCGGCATTCTCCGACCACACCTCAGCAGTGTTGTACTCCTCCGATAGTCTGATCCTCTTCAGCTTCCTAAACAGCTCTAGACAAGCGGAGCGGATCATCTCAACCCTGGCGATAGCCATTGCTCCCGAGGGCCTCGCCAGTAAGCTCTCGGGTAGCCCTTCGTATGATGACGACGAAGGAGGGTCAGGGACAATAACCCCCCTCCGTCGGTCCACCGTATCCGATCCGGTGGTGGTGTTTCCGTTCAGTCGGTTCATCCCATGTTTGTTTTGGCACACTCTTGGCACCCTTCAGGATCTTCCGAGGGTTGTGGGTCCTAAGACCCGACAACCACACCGGGATCACCATCCGGGTGAGCCCCCCCACTACGTCAAGGTGGTGTGCCATCGGGGGAGAAGTCGGCACGATCCCTGCTTGGGCAGGCCTCAACCCTTTTTAACCCTGTCcaaccttttatatataatgtgtgcaTTCCCCTTGAGGTAtgctttactaaataatttttcttttttttctaattttttttattatgataattaagaaaatgcaaaatttataattgataaagcgaTTTTTAGTATGATTTGGTATtgacatactaatataatggttttaaaagtattattgttacgttcgcataatttgtttattagattttagcGATTCTGATTTTATAGTAAcatatattcctatatattttaatagagaaaatttcaattcttattTAGAGAGTTAAATGGTAAAGTAGACTAATGGTTGCAATTATATGATTTCCTTTATTGATAAtggtcagtattattttgctaACACTATGTAAGCAAGCaatatccaatttaatagctatataatattttgctcgattaaatattttattgcgcgaatttgagagatatacgtatatctcataccttgtgttcatatttctagcggtacgtttatattttgaaaatttttatttgaaattttttggcgggacgtcacaTCCCCCCCTTATTTAAGAACGAATTCCCGATGTTATCGGAGGGATTTGTTCAATATCGTTCAATCGCTCTCGAAGGTCAGTGTAAACAATGGGAATAGGGGTGGTTGTATTTACCGCTGTTGCATTAACGATAGTTGACTCGATTTTGGATGCTGTCGGTGTTACTGGTGAGGGACTCATTGGCTCCAGGGGAGATTGATCTTCTTCTGGCTCTATTCTTCGTTGATTCACGGATCCTCGTGCTAAGTGAAGTAGGAGATGTGTGAGAGAACTCCATACGGCGCTAGCAGGTGCAGACTGCATCCGTACACGATGTGAAGGGCGTATCCATGGATTGTTGTGTCAATAGTCAATTTAATGAGTCGTATAATTAGGAATACTCCTAGAATTCCGGCCGTTGCTGATCCGAAGGTTACAAATCTACCCCAAATTCTTGAGACGATATTCGAAGCTATTTTCTGGAGTGATTCCTCGTCTAGCAGACTGTATATAGAGACTTCTCCGGGTATGACAGCTTGTCCTGTCATCCCACGGGCTATGAAATTTAGAAGTGCTGGTTTCTCTgcaggaaacataatatgatCTCGTAACTTTTCTATATCCTTTTCAGTATATATTCCACTAATGGCTAATGGACCTGGGGTGAGGTATTTCCAACTCAAAGAAATCATCGGATGTAATCGTTGTGGAGGTAATTGTATGACTTGTGGATCAGGGGTGAGCTGGATCCATGTATCATCTCTGCGGTAGAGTATTGGTAGTTCAAAGCTACATTTCTTCTGAGTCCCGAATTTGGTGAGTATCCTTGATTTTGGCGTTAGAAATAGTGAAGCGTTCCTTACTGTTTCAGGGAGCTCGGCATAACATTCTTTTGTTCTCCGAATTATGGCGTCAAcgggaatacattttattacatgaattGCCTCTCCTGCAGTGACAGCCATGTATCCTGGTCCTTTCATTAATCGATAGGCGAATTCGTCAGGCTGTAAGGTGGCAAATGATAAGGTGTTAGTTATTACATCTTTTTCCAGCTCGCATTTCTGTTGAATGACATTGTGGTAAAGAGATGTCATTTGATATCGTATgtgtttttctacatatacaaACTTCGAGttcatatatgcaaaaatatcaagattatcAATTGGGATTGTTCCTCTTTCGGCGAAGACGTCTCCCTTTTTAGTTTCCAGTATAAAGAGTTTGGGATGCTCTGTACGAAGAAGCGTGTATCCGCACAGTGGCTGTTCCCGTGTTCTTGTCAGAGTGAAGGTTATGTCTTGTGTTGTCAGGCTGTATACAATAGGTGATTTTCCTTCACTGGTATCGTCCGTAGTTTTGATAGCAGGTCCTTCATATAGAACGTCGTATTgatgaaaattacatgaagAGGTAGGCATCGGTTCCCAATAGGTATATCCATCCTCTGAATCGATGCAAAATCCTTCACTGAGCGTACAAATTGTTCCTgattttagcattatttttcCAGTATTTAGTTTCACGGGGACATAggttgattttaatattctggCGACAGCTTGCACGACAACGTCGTCCCATGTTCCATAATGGTCGGAATACTGCGTGCTTttgcattttccatcgttgCCTACGCTTCCAGCCATGGTGATGCTGTAGGAGGCGATTTGGTTGACTCGGATGCCGTCGATTAAAACTCTTGCTCCTAGCGAAAGAGTACCATCACGAAACATTTGTTTGCACTGTGAGTGTCCGGTTTCATGTATATAGTCAGCACGTCCGTTATGCACGATGGAAACATGTGAGTGCATGCCACAGTAATATATAGTTCTTGAAATTTCAACCttacattgtattatatatgcatgatTATAGTCAGATAATTGAAGCAGTTGGATATAAGTATCCGTAGAGTTTGATGTTTTATGCGGAAGATTGCATTCTCCCACATCCAACAACGAAACcgatatgatatttaaatgtcgcCCTCCGCAATCAAAACCAAGAAGGGCGAGGGAGGTTTGCGCagtgaataataatactaaatgaTACATCATTTCTGTAAGTAAGcagatacaatttattatttatacatgtatatttgtatgaatataatatatatatatatatatatatttactttatttcatGGTATTTCCATCTCATTTGTTGGTTCATACATTAATAGTATCTTTACTTCCGTATTGTCGCAATCATACAACTCTTCTACATTATTTGGGTCTAATTCTCTTCCTCTGAGTACGCAACATATCGCTAAATAATGCATGAAGAAAGTAGAACATTCTTTTACGGaagtataagtaattatatcatttccgcaaatataacaattttcttcttgaaaaatacCACTATACATGCCATGGAATTGTATAAGTCCGTAcgcttgaaaattttgttgaattaatcTGAAGCAAGTGACGcaatatcgattatattcCAGGACAATGCGTCAGAATATAAGGCGGCTTATATCTATAAGGTTTAGGTCTACACATTTTATGAATTACTATTGCtacgtagaaatatatatatatatatatttattttatatgtattcaaaagttattactattattattattatagaccAGGCCAGGCTCAGGTCGCCAATGTCTCCAAGGAATGGATTCTCCTACTGAAAAGAtgatacttgtatatatatatatatatttcttaatctgAGCACTTATACATAACTCTATtgtctattgttttatatctattcttatatatatatttgtattatacattatatattattattttttttttattttcgtattttatgtgttatttgttatattttctcttttttttatattagtattactaCCTTGTGATTATATCTaacctaatatttttatatgcccatgtgtatatgtgtttaGCTTTTAGTCGTCGATGACTGCTAATATTATAGGGTCCTCATAATCGCGGATTGTACGGTGTAGTTGCTCTATTTCAGTAGTGAATTCAAAATACCTATTGATATAGGGATTGCAATGAGCTATAGGTTGGATAGTTCCCATGTGATTTTCGCAtgcataacatttatttctgtagaATTTTGTGCCATCTACGCTTGATGTCTCTTAGTTTCCTGGTAATATGACTTTACTGATTCAggaattagtttattataacatgTGACGCATAAAGTGACATGtgcatcatatattttttgataggaGCGAGTTTTGAAACAATGTacggtatataatttttgaagagCTTCTACGGAAGGGTGTGAGGAAGATAATGGTGAGGGACCTGGCTGATTGTGCGTTGAATGATGCACCTTGTTGCCTGAATTTAATTAGTAGTATCTAGCTCcgtttacatgtaatatgagCGGATTAGGAAGAGAATTTATTTGTCTTTCATCGCAATACAATATGAATTCTAAGAACCTCAATAAACATTGGTCGCATTAATTTACGGGTTTGACTATGGTGATATCTGTATTACACCGCGCGCAGATTATTACACGGAAGTGTTCGCCGGAGATCAAGTGGTGTGACACTATCCACTCATATTGATCTCGATATCGTGGTTGGTAAATGTGATAACACTGAGTACAGTAAGCAAATCCTGACGCGATGTCTATACCCAAAAGATTTATAGCACCGCGAGGTTGAAAGTATTTGACATGGATCGAAGCTAGGTTGTATTGCTGTGTTGAATTGTAGCCCAGTAGTATGGTTTCTTAAGCTCAttctataaagagaaaaagaatagtGTGTCACGTGCTGTGACCCGCTGTTATCGTCTACCTAggtgtcaataacagggttgctctctatttagttttttgggtaatctgtctaaatcggctatacccagggctCCGCCGAGAGCAGGATCAATATGTACTAGAAACTAACAAATCGggggatttttttactgatctggaatgatgataatagagacttgatttaaaaactcttttatgatattatctaaattgtaaataatgttttctttattttcttctataaattggattaaagTTTCTAATATGACTTCAGAGTCAACAAAGGGATTTTGTTGAATTTTAGAATCAGTTGTCTGAGgcctcatttattttattttatttgataagaaaaaaattaagaaagttggaaataaagcgattaaatttatgacatatgtatttgaaaatgattaagaatGTTAAGCAAACGCGTTGAATCCCgctattgtatatttgatatagtctgGTGGTCAGAATGCAATTCACTTGGGACTAACGAGAGGCTGAGGaagttctaggaactccatgacaccatGACAATTATCGCGTATGCAATGAACGTGACGCACAATGACACTTGAGTCAattaaagatgaaagaaaaaaaaaataaaattctaaaattatatctgcaatagttttgaatttattcaattttaagttggagcaataattatgattagaaaatttcaattttgaaattataaatagattgtgattaatttgacaaattttcaattatattagaattgagGTAAGGATTATAGTGGTTCGTGATAGTAATTATGAGGGATTACGTACTTACTGTTGTTGTATAGTAGAATTCACCGTCGGagcaattccaaatatatactgattttgaaagttttaatctacgacttgtataatgtaagagcaaatttctcattaattaatgactgctttaatatgaagaacaaagttaaattgtgaaatttaaatgatttggatttatattgaatgtagATATCTCTTTCCTTAAGAGAAAGTCAactgttgtaatattttatttttcataaatatcgttgatgcatctattcatgtaataagaaaagattattaaaattgttattgctcttatgtagatatatatatatatatatatatatatatatatgttaataagagTATGGTTCTTTGCAGGTTCAGCACTGTGTGGTGAGGtgtcatataaagaaatgtacacTGGAATATGGTGGAGGCCAGCGATATAATTTACTGTTTCAAAATCACTGTCTCCGATGGAAAATAGGAAGAAGAGATTAAGCAAGGGATGctccgttatttttattattaaattaagtatagCGAGTAGTTAATTCTCTTACATTGATAgatcgattatttaatttcattctaaatttgcaaatttcttgatatagtattttaactttataattcttgagaGTAATATCAGAATGtgagtcaatttgtaattttataagtgtCAATCGCCTGAACTGTGAGTTATTCAAAagagtgagatatatatatatatatatatatatatatatatatatatatatcttgtatgtatgtctagttaactgtataaaatttttatttcggagctTGAAGGTGGAACAGTTTATTGCATTAGTCGTAAAAGCATATGTCtagattgtaattataattgttttgcaaaatcAAAGTTGTTAGAGTAATATGATGTCATATAAATGTTAAGCACGATGTGTTATAAATAGTGGTTCAATTcggaattcttttcttttttattatattttgttggaatatgagtacgtttttcttttttattaaaatagtaatattcttcttgattgatcatatgtgcgtgtgtgtgtatgtatttaaaatagtgaCTTACCTCTATTAATGTCACTAGTTTTGCTGATTTTCCTGGACCTTTTCCTCGTACTCTGGACTCGTGGATCTCCCTCAGGGATGTCAGTGGTAGACGTTGAGGCAGGATGCAGCTTGATTTCAACCAAAGGTCCAggccagccaataaattcGAAGGTTCTTCGCAAAATGGGAACTTCGACTGAGTCGGATGCAGGAAGCTGATCGAAAAGTTCTACGACAATTCTTTGATTGTCCGGTACgttaatttgtcttttttttctacttggcTGAGACCGTTATCACTGTTCGAAATTTGTCTCTGTCGGCGTAAAGCGGCACGTAGTTGTCTATGTCGTTTACCGGCGCGACGAGAACcaggcatttactataaattataatcaaaattttattttaatttgaaaagttattcatttcagtttgacaatctggatcaagcgacattcaagcagctcatcgactaagtctcagctctgctcgaactaacacgaggggcacgtcactCTGCTCTATTCCAGGCACGGGTCTCGCTAACGCTCAAAATCCAgacgtacgttaaatattttatcgatattaaattaattatagtaaatactgGTTGGGGGTGAAGGAacactatattaaaataatgaacttgtgaatattctgaaataagcgactatgtattttaaaagcttgaagATTTTACAGAGATTGCAAgtaatgattacaaatgttGGTCACAATTCGAATGTAAAAAGTACAACCGCACTGTAccagaaattagaaattaattaacaataaagtagtaattctaaattataatgtagagtgagtcgaagctctaaattataatataagacgagtcgcgaagacgagaaagtaaagtattattaaagatctatcttgacgacacaaagtagctgacgaaaattaagttaaaattgattttaggacGCAGTGAATGTATAAAGACAGAGACGACTTTTCACGACTTCGGACTAACGTTTCGGAGAGATGTTGAAGTGACTTATTAAGATGACGAGTTGTTAGCGATTGTACGGTTATGATGGTATTTTTCGACTGGTCACTTCGGATGTTATAATGCGACTTATTATgatgataattgaaaaacgACTTATTAGGTTGATGATTTTTTAGCGACTTATTAGGTTGATGATTTTTTAGCGATTGGTCATTCCGGATGTTATAATGCGACTGAACTGTTTAACTGATGGTGAGCGACTGGCTCTGTCCGCAAACTCGACTGACGTTCTGCGGTCCGTCCCCATTTTCGGGTCACCTTCCTCTAGGCGTCCGGTGGATCCAAGACTTCCCGGGTTGGCTACTCGTCCGGTGGAGATGGATTCTTGATCTTGGTGAGGGAACTCTCCGCCTTCGAAGACGTCAGAAGCGGCGAGCTCTTCTTAATCTTAAGTTGATATTCAGCGGTGAATATCAAAAAGcacgttgttataatatttagtttcgtcgagtcgctgcgtcgagagataggaataatattcggtttcacTGGTCTCTgcgttgacataatatttagtcTCGCTGAGTCTCTGCAtcaatagataagaataatattcggtttcatcgggtctctgcgtcaagagataagaataatattcgatttcactgagtctttctcgccgtcgtctattgcgtcatcatgcgaatgaaaggctctttgtattataaaataatttcgcactcttatattataattccttttacagcaagagagacttattaatttaactatagcaagagttaatatttattctcaaagttattatgtctcatcattaatttttcttttcacttattaatttatgcttttatatttgaatttcctttaattttctctcttgttgtatcacatatttcatattgacatatctgcttttattatagtatctaTATGGAAggtttaattaatgcaatttaatactgttatttttaatttataattcctttctaTCGTGATTCCTTATGGTTTTACTTTAGCATAGGAGACTAGCActcctttacatatatatgtatatatatatatatatatatatatatatatatatataaacatatatatatatatatatatagtaatacttgtcatacgttattttttagaatattactttttcatcaattacattaagagaaagtcttccaagtagatttacatgttgatatataaaatcagcttattaatattattaaatatattaacttatatggatttgcatatatatatatatctctgaaTGCTAGTGTGCGTATATCTTTTGAAATGTACtttactgaataatatttctttttttttcttattattttccttttcattatagttatgaaaatgtaagatttataaagcgattgttaattttgctatattaatttgcaagtATTTCTGTTACGAtcgcgtaatttatttattgaatttcaacGATTCTGATATTACAgtagtattttatttccatatattttagtagagagaattttaacttttatttggaaaattaatatatagtagtCTAAtgattacagtttttttttatttctttactgataaggatcagtattattttgttaatacttCTATGTAAGCAGTgtccaatttaatagctatataatactatgctcgattaaatattgtattaa of Anoplolepis gracilipes chromosome 8, ASM4749672v1, whole genome shotgun sequence contains these proteins:
- the LOC140668883 gene encoding LOW QUALITY PROTEIN: uncharacterized protein (The sequence of the model RefSeq protein was modified relative to this genomic sequence to represent the inferred CDS: inserted 1 base in 1 codon), producing MPQPPGQTSVEVIPHTLPPVITHPNMPINKPISDSMIIEDYNSNESVISNEDLETSSDESDTELMPTDILPYVEVSTDSKAKVLISRDRLLKHNDNYPSRKKRQINVPDNQRIVVELFDQLPASDSVEVPILRRTFEFIGWPGPLVEIKLHPASTSTTDIPEGDPRVQSTRKRSRKISKTSDINREMMYHLVLLFTAQTSLALLGFDCGGRHLNIISVSLLDVGECNLPHKTSNSTDTYIQLLQLSDYNHAYIIQCKVEISRTIYYCGMHSHVSIVHNGRADYIHETGHSQCKQMFRDGTLSLGARVLIDGIRVNQIASYSITMAGSVGNDGKCKSTQYSDHYGTWDDVVVQAVARILKSTYVPVKLNTGKIMLKSGTICTLSEGFCIDSEDGYTYWEPMPTSSCNFHQYDVLYEGPAIKTTDDTSEGKSPIVYSLTTQDITFTLTRTREQPLCGYTLLRTEHPKLFILETKKGDVFAERGTIPIDNLDIFAYMNSKFVYVEKHIRYQMTSLYHNVIQQKCELEKDVITNTLSFATLQPDEFAYRLMKGPGYMAVTAGEAIHVIKCIPVDAIIRRTKECYAELPETVRNASLFLTPKSRILTKFGTQKKCSFELPILYRRDDTWIQLTPDPQVIQLPPQRLHPMISLSWKYLTPGPLAISGIYTEKDIEKLRDHIMFPAEKPALLNFIARGMTGQAVIPGEVSIYSLLDEESLQKIASNIVSRIWGRFVTFGSATAGILGVFLIIRLIKLTIDTTIHGYALHIVYGCSLHLLXAVWSSLTHLLLHLARGSVNQRRIEPEEDQSPLEPMSPSPVTPTASKIESTIVNATAVNTTTPIPIVYTDLRERLNDIEQIPPITSGIRS